The Anopheles maculipalpis chromosome 3RL, idAnoMacuDA_375_x, whole genome shotgun sequence genomic sequence AATGTTGTGTTAGTACGTTGTGGAGCGTATAGGGCTTTCCCGCCCCAAAAAAACTGTCTTCTTTCCGCTCTCCATCACACCACATGGTATCAGCGGACTAACGTGACATCTTTGTGTGATAATAATTCTAACATTTACCCTATCCTACTTGCAAAACTTGCGAGCACTTCACCTCTGTCGGTCTGTGTGACTGCGACACGTGGCACGTGTTCTAAATTAGTACGAAAGAAACGATATCGATTACACGGAAAGATCGCTTAATCCTAAGCTCAACTTATCTGAGGATCGATTGCTGTTTTTACTAAtctcaataaaaaaacttgaaaaagGCGTGAGGAAATTTCACGCGACCGTGCCGTCCCCACaagtaattcaattaaaacaacTAACCAAGAAGAGCACTTTATGGCGCAATAACGATACTTTCCGGGAGGCGTAGCGTCGGTCACCATCACGACCAACACACGCCAGGTGGAAATAAAACgcattccttttttctctctctctctctctctctctctctctctttaaaaaaaaaaaaaataccgaaAAAACAATATTCCTAAATCCAATTTAGCTAATCCACATTCCCGACCGACCCGTGGGTCAATGGGAGGAGGTCATGATGATGACGTCCGGTGCCGACTTCCGGATATCGGCACCATAGGATCCACCACCACTTccgcctcctccaccacccccaccaccgccgccaggTCGTCCCGCACCGGGACCAACACCGGTCTCAGTCAAGTTTCGCTCGTGGGCTATCTTTTGTAGCGTatgtggatgatgatgctggtgcgTGTGCGTATGGCCGTGCGAGTGACCATGTTGACCGGGCGGGTGGCCATGTTgctgcagctgttgctgcatcTCGTCCCCACGGTCCTCGTACCCGCCCGAACCGGGCGGTGATAGGTCCTCCAGCTCGATACGATTCACCTTGGAGCCTTTCGTTCCTTCGAGCGTACCACCGgcatggtgatggtgatgatgatgatggtgatgtttCACCCTTGGCGGTGGGGGTGTGACAGCCGGTAGTtgttgctgctcctgctgctgttgcgcttCGTACCCGAACGTCGAGAAGCGTATGCTGTTCTGCAGCTGATTCGGCGATTGATTGACCTTATTTTTAAAGACTGGTTGGAAGAGCGATTCCCTGCAACATGTTAAAGACACAAGAGAGTGAGCAAGATGTTGTAATTCTAACCATCTAGAACAATGCATCTCGTGTACACGTACCTCGTCTGACACGCCATATCGCACATGCCGCCACCATCGCGCCCCAGCGTGCCGGACCGAGACAGCGGATCCTCGTGATAGCTGCCCCGCAGCACATCCTGCGGGTCCGCCTTAATGTCTATCCGGCTGCTAAACATGTGCGGTCCGGCCGTCCCACCCCCACTGCCGGCACTACCCCCACCGACACTGCCGATGCCCATGTCGCGATAATATTGTCCATTGTTCACGTTGgtcgtgctgctgctttcgAGCACATTGATCGGATCCTTGTCGAAGGCGGGCGGTGGCAGCTTGGTAATGTCCAGATCGACCAGCTTTTTCGTCGAATGGCGCCCGAGCTCGTTCAGCTTGCTTTCCCGCGACTGGCGGATGTGCTCGCGGATAATCTTGTGGTCGCGTATAATCTTGCGGCTGCAGTTGAACAGAAACAGCAGTATCATGCCGCCGAGTATGAGCCCGAAGACAATCACAATGATGATGACGTGCTCCGATTGGGCGGCCGCTTGTTTCTGCGAATTGAGTGCACACAGCGAAAAACGTGACATTATAGTACTGTAGCAGTGTGGAGAGATTGAAGGGAAGTGAACACCTAACCTGACACTCATCCTCATCCCACCGGAACCGACAATTGATACGCCCGTTGCATCGCAGCTCGCCGGAAATACAGGTCGCATCCTCGCAGTCGTACTCCGTGTCATCGCACGCTGGTGTGTAATGGTACCATGGGGGTAAGGTAAGGGAAATCGAAACCGTAAATTAAACCGGCCGATACAAAAGCGCGAAGCCCAATGGGCAATCAT encodes the following:
- the LOC126564155 gene encoding uncharacterized protein LOC126564155, which produces MSVHSCMSIFLFGTNVLAGLLVTALASEVGTSSTALLHKLPIALPTTETPPYGAPRPLPPHRGIPYDEGDPGPGRPGDIIADSNAFVAADIINLDRDGAVSFIPRRDLRYQRAVPPEYAGASALPHCETFTMGDPDSKTLYNPGWPGNYPNNSDCVVVLEAPVGFLVRLDFRDHFHIEPSEECKYDFLEVRDGAHGFSTLIGKYCGQTYPPMITSKERFLWLHFHSDENIEYNGFVVVYDYVPRPTSSIYDDESCRMEVSGMEGFVNRTDVPREKQQTVIEHGLSLDCMWVVTVADGWKIQLSFLKFKLERPNDCESNFVDVFTERTDLPSRLKNFCGSIADSVVSRSNVLHIRFFAEAAAINSTFSILFTAFREKAAGETCDDTEYDCEDATCISGELRCNGRINCRFRWDEDECQKQAAAQSEHVIIIVIVFGLILGGMILLFLFNCSRKIIRDHKIIREHIRQSRESKLNELGRHSTKKLVDLDITKLPPPAFDKDPINVLESSSTTNVNNGQYYRDMGIGSVGGGSAGSGGGTAGPHMFSSRIDIKADPQDVLRGSYHEDPLSRSGTLGRDGGGMCDMACQTRESLFQPVFKNKVNQSPNQLQNSIRFSTFGYEAQQQQEQQQLPAVTPPPPRVKHHHHHHHHHHAGGTLEGTKGSKVNRIELEDLSPPGSGGYEDRGDEMQQQLQQHGHPPGQHGHSHGHTHTHQHHHPHTLQKIAHERNLTETGVGPGAGRPGGGGGGGGGGGSGGGSYGADIRKSAPDVIIMTSSH